The Dethiobacter alkaliphilus AHT 1 genomic sequence AGGGGCAAGCATGGATATTATCAGTCAGCTCGAAGCAGAGCAAATGAAAAAAGATCTGCCTCAGATTTCCCCCGGGGATACAGTACGTGTACACGTTAAAGTTGTAGAAGGAACCCGCGAACGGACTCAGGTTTTTGAAGGCGTAGTCATTAAGCGTCAAGGCGCTGGATTACGCGAAACTTTTACGGTCCGGCGGATCAGTTATGGTGTGGGCGTGGAAAGAACTTTTCCTCTGCATTCACCAAAAATTGAAAAGCTGGAAGTGATGCGTCACGGTGTTGTCCGCCGTGCCAAGCTGTACTATTTACGGAAGCTTACCGGAAAGGCAGCCCGCATCAAGGAACGGCGCAGATAAAAAAAGTGGACTGTCAAGACAGTCCCTTTTTTTATACTGGCAGGAAATTATAACGCTTCCCAGTTTGTTAAACTAAGGTAACCAGTATTGAAAAGCGCGCCTTTCTTATATTAGAATATAATAAGTGATAATCTCGCCTGGTATATGCAGTGCGGCAGCAGAATACAGTATTAACAGCTTGCTTTGAAATAGTATAACAGCAAGCCTTTCTTGTTTACTTAATTGTGGAGGAAGGTCATTAGATAATGTTAGAGGCAGAAAAAAAAGAAGCATGGGAATGGATAAAATCAATTCTGGTGGCTGTGGTCCTGGCTCTGGTAATTCGTGCTTTTCTGGTGGAAGTGTTTTTGGTGCAGGGGGAATCAATGCTTCCAACGCTGGATGACCGGGAGCGGCTTATTGTCTCCAAGGTACAGTATTATTATCGTGAACCGGAAATCGGAGAAATCATTGTTTTTCAGGCTTCGGATCATCGTGATTTTATTAAGCGGGTCATCGGCGGACCCGGTGATGAAGTGCGCATAGATACCGATGGTGTCTACGTAAACGGTGAAAAGCTTGACGAGCCTTATGTATTGGAAGATGCGCGGCGGCCTTTCCAGACCGTTGTGGTGCCCGATGATGCACTTTTTGTTTTGGGAGATAACCGCAATAATAGTATGGACAGTCGCCATCCCAGTGTGGATTTTGTGTCCTTTGATTCACTTAAAGGCAAGGCCATGTTTGTTTTCTGGCCTTTGGACCGAATCCGGTTATTATCACATCCGTAACAGAACAGGAAGATGACAATGGATGTACAATGGTATCCCGGCCAAATGGCCAAAGCAAAACGACTTTTGCGTGAAAACCTGAAACTTGTGGATGCGGTTATCGAGGTTTTGGATGCCCGTATTCCCCACAGCAGCAAAAATCCTGATATTCGCGATTTGTTAGCCCGTCGGCCTGTGGTGGGTGTTTTAACGCGCCTGGACCTGGCAGATCCCTCCGCCACAGCAGAGTGGGTGAAGAAGCTGCACTCAGATTATTTTGCCGTTACTGCTGTAAACGCCAATTCCGGCGATGGAGTAAAAAAACTGCTACAGCTTTTAAAAGGCCTGCCGCAGCGGCGCAAGCACGGTCAACGCCCCATTCGCCTGATAGTGGTGGGTATCCCCAATGTGGGCAAATCTTCTCTGATTAACAGGCTCACCAAACGCAGTGCCGCCGCCACCGGGGACAAGCCCGGGATAACCAAGGGTAAGCAGTGGGTGCGCGTTAACGAAGGGTTGGAAATCCTGGATACACCCGGCATGCTCTGGCCAAAGATTACCAGCGAAAGGCAGGCGTTTGGCCTGGCTACCGCAGGAGCTGTAAAGGACGAAATCCTTGACCCGGTGCAGATGGGTGTGGAACTGGTGGGTTTTATGCAGAATGAATATGCCCAGCGCTTTGCCGAGCGGTACAAGCTGGAACAGGCCGAAGGGGATCCACGCCATATTTTAAATGAGATAGGCCGACGCCGGGGATGTCTTGTTAAAGGTGGCGAAGTAGATCTGGAAGCCGCCGCCCGGCTGGTGGTAAAGGATTTTCGGGAAGGGCGCCTGGGGCGCATTACCCTGGAAAAGGCAGGGGAATCATATGACGAAGACGAAGTTCTCCCGGATGACCATCGGTGAGATTAACAAATACCTGGCAGAAGCGGCGCCTTCTGCCGAAGAATTAGAATTGCTGTCCTCCGACGGCCGGGCCGGTGCTCGTTCTCTGGCGCAGCGCATGCTAAACAAGCTGGAAAAAGAGCGACAGGAGCGAAAACGTCTCTTAAATATGCTGAAATTGGAGAGGGCGGCCCGGGAAAAGGGTTTTACATATATAGCCGGTGTGGATGAAGCAGGGCGTGGCCCTCTTGCCGGACCGGTGGTGGCCGGAGCCGTAATTTTACCCGATAATTTTTTCCTTGCCGGTTTAAATGACTCCAAAAAGCTTACCCCGCAAAAGCGGGAAGAGCTCTATGAAGCTATTACCAGCGAAGCAGTGGCCTGGTCTGTGGGAATAGGCGAGGTGTGGGAGATTGACGATATTAATATCCTGCAGGCCAGTAAACTGGCCATGTATCGAGCTCTGCTCACCCTTTCCGTTAAGCCTGATTATGCGCTCTTAGATGCTCTGGAGCTGGAAGAGCTGCCCTTTGCCCAACAGGGAGTAGTGGGTGGAGACGGCCTGTCGTTATCCATAGCGGCAGCGTCAGTGGTTGCCAAAGTAACCCGGGATCGTTTAATGTGTGAGCAGGAAAAAATGTATCCCGGCTACGGGTTCTCTTTACACAAAGGATATCCCACCGCTGAACACCGCAGTGCCATTGCTAAACTGGGCCCCTGTCCCATTCACCGCAAATCATTTTTGCTTTTGCCGGAGAACTCCTGATGAAGACTCTGGGGCAAAAGGGAGAGGAACTGGCGGTGGACCACCTGCGGCGTGCCGGTTATCTTATTCTGGCGCGTAACTGGCGCTGCGAGCGCGGCGAAATTGACATTGTGGCCAAAGCGGGTAACATACTGGTTTTTGTGGAAGTAAAAACCCGCCGCTCTAGTCGTCTGGGTACCCCTCAGGAAGCGGTGGACTTTCGCAAACAGGAAAAACTGCGCCATCTGGCTTACCGCTTTATCAATGCCACAGGCATCACCGCAGCAGAGTACCGCTTCGACGTTGCCGCCGTTAACGCCAAAAACAACACAGTCACCATAATCAAAAACGCCTTCTAAACGAGCCACAGGAACCTTTCTGCGGCTCGTTTTCTATTGGCCACTAAATGGCCGGTAAATTTACCATTTCTATGGATAAGGCCGGATTCGTGAGAATTACTAACCCTGCTAGTAATGGCAGAAAGGAGCGCTTTGTTGCGCGTATCTTTTCACAATAGGCCTTGTCCTGCTCCATTGTGAAAGTTTACATAACATGTTATTATAGTTCTCATGCGTTAATAAACCGAATCCCTCAGAGACCAGGGGGTACGGGCGGCGAAAAACACAAAGCGCCGCTTAGGAGGTAAAGGAGGAAAAACGTATGAAGAACAGAACAATGGTTACTCGTGTAACAGCAATAATGTTAATTTTGTTTTTCGTATTAGGTACAGTAGCCCAAGCCGTTAACGAGGTTAGTTTCGGCGAGAGAACTATCCGCATTACCATGCGGGGTGAAGATGTGGCAGAACTGCAGGAATTCTTAAATGAGCAGGGATATCGTGATGAAGATGCTCACGGAATCTTTGGACCTTTAACCTACGGCAGTTTGCAGCAGTTTCAGAAAGATCATGGCCTGAATCCGGACGGCATTGTGGGGCCCAAAACCCGTCGACTGATTCAAGAGATGATGGGAGAAACAGTGAGTGCAGCGGAAGCCACAGTTGAAGTAAGCACCACTTCCGCACCTGCCGACGAATTTAACTTCACCGCAGAAGAGATGGACCTTTTTGCCCGCATTGTACACGCGGAAGCCGAGGGTGAGTCTTTTGAAGGCCAGGTAGCGGTGGCAGCGGCCATTTTAAACCGAGTTCGCAGTGACCGTTACCCCAATACTTTGGCCGGTGTGGTTTATCAGGTCGAGGGTGGATACTATCAGTACAGCCCGGTGCTGGACGGACGTATTAATCGTCCCGCAGGTGAAAGTGCAAAAAGAGCTGCCCAGGAAGCGTTAGACGGCAATGACCCCAGCTGGGGTGCCACCGGTTTTTATAATCCGGCAAAAACCAGTAATCAGTGGGTACGGCAGCAGCCGGTCACCCGCACAATTGGTGGTCATGTATTCTTCAGATAAGAAGATAAAAAGCGGAAGCCAAACGGCTTCCGCTTTTGCATTTACGTGGGTATTGGGGGTAAAATAAGTTTAATTAGTTAATAGTTTAGTTAACTCTGCTGATAACTTCTCCATTGCGGGCAACTGTTTCTATTTCCAGGTCGTAAACGCCGTTTTCAAATGTCCATGTGCCGGTTGCTTCGATAAAGTCCCCAATTTGGGGCAGAGCACCGCTGTAAAGGACATTAACATCCATTTTAATAGCTTCCGACAACAAATTTTGCTGCTCCTGGCTAAGGGGAACCAGTATGGGGATGTTGCAACAGCCGCCTTCGTCCACCATAACAATAACGCCCTCTTCGGCGTAGAGAGCACCTACAGCACCGGAAATGGTCAGCTGGCCCAAATATTGTTGCGGGGCAGCAGTAACCGCAGAGACGTCCACTGCCTCGGCAGAATTAGAGCCACTTCCTCCGGTTAGTTGGGGGTAAACAAAGACGCCGATTAAAACAATGAGCACAAACAACAAGAGCAGGTTTTTTCTGTGCATAAGAGCCCTCCTTCACATAGTTATATTATACGGGGGGTGGGTTAATTCGTCCAGTGCCAAATTCATAGATTTTCTTAGTGTTTCTTGTCA encodes the following:
- the rplS gene encoding 50S ribosomal protein L19, whose product is MDIISQLEAEQMKKDLPQISPGDTVRVHVKVVEGTRERTQVFEGVVIKRQGAGLRETFTVRRISYGVGVERTFPLHSPKIEKLEVMRHGVVRRAKLYYLRKLTGKAARIKERRR
- the lepB gene encoding signal peptidase I, which encodes MLEAEKKEAWEWIKSILVAVVLALVIRAFLVEVFLVQGESMLPTLDDRERLIVSKVQYYYREPEIGEIIVFQASDHRDFIKRVIGGPGDEVRIDTDGVYVNGEKLDEPYVLEDARRPFQTVVVPDDALFVLGDNRNNSMDSRHPSVDFVSFDSLKGKAMFVFWPLDRIRLLSHP
- the ylqF gene encoding ribosome biogenesis GTPase YlqF; this encodes MDVQWYPGQMAKAKRLLRENLKLVDAVIEVLDARIPHSSKNPDIRDLLARRPVVGVLTRLDLADPSATAEWVKKLHSDYFAVTAVNANSGDGVKKLLQLLKGLPQRRKHGQRPIRLIVVGIPNVGKSSLINRLTKRSAAATGDKPGITKGKQWVRVNEGLEILDTPGMLWPKITSERQAFGLATAGAVKDEILDPVQMGVELVGFMQNEYAQRFAERYKLEQAEGDPRHILNEIGRRRGCLVKGGEVDLEAAARLVVKDFREGRLGRITLEKAGESYDEDEVLPDDHR
- a CDS encoding ribonuclease HII, producing the protein MTKTKFSRMTIGEINKYLAEAAPSAEELELLSSDGRAGARSLAQRMLNKLEKERQERKRLLNMLKLERAAREKGFTYIAGVDEAGRGPLAGPVVAGAVILPDNFFLAGLNDSKKLTPQKREELYEAITSEAVAWSVGIGEVWEIDDINILQASKLAMYRALLTLSVKPDYALLDALELEELPFAQQGVVGGDGLSLSIAAASVVAKVTRDRLMCEQEKMYPGYGFSLHKGYPTAEHRSAIAKLGPCPIHRKSFLLLPENS
- a CDS encoding YraN family protein; translated protein: MKTLGQKGEELAVDHLRRAGYLILARNWRCERGEIDIVAKAGNILVFVEVKTRRSSRLGTPQEAVDFRKQEKLRHLAYRFINATGITAAEYRFDVAAVNAKNNTVTIIKNAF
- a CDS encoding cell wall hydrolase; the encoded protein is MKNRTMVTRVTAIMLILFFVLGTVAQAVNEVSFGERTIRITMRGEDVAELQEFLNEQGYRDEDAHGIFGPLTYGSLQQFQKDHGLNPDGIVGPKTRRLIQEMMGETVSAAEATVEVSTTSAPADEFNFTAEEMDLFARIVHAEAEGESFEGQVAVAAAILNRVRSDRYPNTLAGVVYQVEGGYYQYSPVLDGRINRPAGESAKRAAQEALDGNDPSWGATGFYNPAKTSNQWVRQQPVTRTIGGHVFFR